One segment of Manihot esculenta cultivar AM560-2 chromosome 4, M.esculenta_v8, whole genome shotgun sequence DNA contains the following:
- the LOC110613269 gene encoding lysine histidine transporter-like 8, with the protein MADAFEFGSTPATPKPASVAASTPPISAPPSQFHSPSLSRSPLLSTGDHIQPASTNRTPRTSTPKISTPRLRTPRFITPLGSPIRRALHLTKLDPQDAWLPITESRNGNKFYAAFHCLCSGIGVQALILPVAFTTLGWAWGVIDMTLTFLWQLYTLYLLVQLHESTEQGIRYSRYMQLANATFGEKLSKWLALVPIMYLSAGTCIALIIIGGSTSKMFFQTVCGETCNVKTLTTVEWYLVFTCGAVVLSQLPNMNSIAGVSLIGAITAVGYCTIIWAVSVAEGRMPGVSYNPVRGSSDIERVFDVLNALGIIAFAFRGHNLILEIQATMPSSEKHPSRVPMWKGVKVAYALIAMCLFPLAIGGYWAYGQMIPTGGMLTALFMFHGRDTSRFILALTSLFVIINALSSFQIYGMPMFDDLESLYTRRMKKPCPWWLRAIIRALFGFLCFFVAVAIPFLGSMAGLIGGIALPVTLAYPCFMWLKMKKPEMYSPMWFLNWGLGIFGLALSGAQIAAGIYVVVSTGTKVSFFNPQ; encoded by the exons ATGGCTGATGCTTTTGAATTTGGCTCCACTCCTGCGACACCGAAACCAGCTTCTGTCGCAGCCTCGACGCCTCCTATATCAGCTCCGCCTTCACAATTCCACTCTCCTTCCTTGTCTCGATCACCGTTGTTATCCACCGGTGATCATATTCAGCCTGCAAGCACAAACAGAACCCCGAGGACTTCAACTCCGAAGATATCAACTCCAAGACTTCGAACGCCACGGTTTATTACCCCTTTAGGTAGCCCCATCAGAAGGGCTCTTCACCTTACTAAGCTTGACCCTCAAGATGCTTGGCTTCCTATCACCGAGTCCCGAAATGGGAACAAATTTTACGCAGCGTTTCACTGTCTTTGCTCCGGGATTGGTGTTCAAGCACTCATCCTTCCTGTTGCCTTCACCACTCTTGGTTG GGCCTGGGGAGTCATAGACATGACCTTGACATTTTTATGGCAATTGTACACTCTTTATCTCTTGGTACAACTCCATGAATCTACAGAACAAGGCATTCGATACAGCAGATATATGCAGCTCGCAAACGCTACCTTTG GTGAGAAGTTATCAAAGTGGCTTGCGCTCGTCCCAATCATGTACCTATCAGCAGGGACATGTATAGCTCTAATCATCATCGGAGGATCAACATCAAAAATGTTCTTTCAGACAGTATGTGGAGAGACATGCAACGTCAAGACATTAACAACTGTGGAATGGTACTTGGTGTTTACATGCGGTGCAGTTGTTTTGTCTCAGCTTCCAAACATGAACTCCATAGCTGGGGTGTCGCTAATTGGAGCCATCACTGCTGTTGGGTATTGTACGATTATATGGgcagtttcggtcgccgaaggaagAATGCCTGGGGTTTCATACAACCCTGTGCGAGGTTCTAGCGATATAGAAAGAGTTTTTGATGTGTTAAATGCGCTTGGAATTATTGCTTTTGCCTTTAGAGGTCACAATCTCATACTTGAGATTCAG GCTACAATGCCTTCAAGTGAGAAGCATCCATCACGAGTGCCCATGTGGAAGGGTGTGAAGGTGGCTTATGCACTTATTGCTATGTGCCTATTTCCTCTCGCAATTGGTGGCTATTGGGCTTATGGTCAAATG ATACCAACAGGAGGCATGTTAACAGCCTTATTTATGTTCCATGGAAGAGACACTTCACGGTTTATTCTAGCTTTAACAAGTTTATTCGTCATAATTAACGCATTAAGCTCATTCCAAATCTATGGAATGCCAATGTTTGATGATTTAGAGTCATTATACACTCGGAGAATGAAGAAGCCGTGTCCGTGGTGGCTCCGGGCGATTATCCGAGCATTGTTTGGTTTCCTGTGCTTTTTCGTGGCGGTGGCAATCCCATTCCTGGGAAGCATGGCTGGGTTAATAGGAGGAATAGCATTGCCAGTGACATTAGCTTATCCATGTTTCATGTGGCTTAAGATGAAGAAACCAGAGATGTATAGCCCAATGTGGTTCCTCAACTGGGGACTTGGAATCTTTGGTTTGGCTCTCAGTGGAGCTCAGATTGCTGCTGGGATATATGTTGTTGTTAGTACTGGTACCAAAGTTAGCTTCTTTAATCCACAGTAG